The segment TGTTGTTGTGTTCTTTGAACTTCTAGACTTTCTGGTCAACGGGAGTCTAGGGTTTAAACTCAACCCCATTGCCACGTCAGATTTACACCTTTCTACTTCGTCTATAGCCTTCACCAAAACATCATCTTGCAACTCCTATGCATTTACAATCAAAATCATCAAGTTAGAAGAACTCTCATTGACAGAATacagtttattaaaaaaaaaaaaaagttaaagatTTGAGTAATATTACCTCATTTTGAAGGTTTTCAGCATGATCGGAATCAGATCCACCTTCACCTTCACTATCTGTCATTTCCTCACACTCAAACTCCACACTTTCCGCCGTTTCCTCCTCCTCGGAATCACTCAACTCCTCCTGTTCCATCACAATTTCATTATTTCCAACTCCGGAATCATGATCATTTCCATTCTCCTCCGGCAAACCCGTATCCTGTGTTTCGGTGGTTCCGGAATCACGATTCCGGGCGCTAGAACTCAACCGAATATCCAAATCCAGTTCGTTCGGACTCCGAGGTACTTTCCGATGCGGTGTCGATGATTCAGCAGGTGGATTCAAAACCGTAACACCGGAATCACGAATTCCGTCGTCTGTTCTTTGTAGAAGCGGATGGAACTCGACACTGGATGAACTTATCTCCTTGGATTTCAAAGAGTTGTTGAAGAAATTCAACGTATGTTTTTCTTGATGAGAATAACGAAAGAGGTTAAGATTATTCGGGAAGAAATCAAATGAGCTAGAAGAGCCAACACTGGGATTCAAAGGGTAATATGGTAAACTCCCGTCTTCGTTATCCTGGAACAATAACGGATGCATTTGGAGATCGGAATCGCCCTTTCCGGTGTTTTCCTCATCTGGTTGACCTGGTCTTGGACGAGTCAACGGGGTTACAGACATTGTTACAGATTTAGAAGATGCTTCATTGTATTTTGTGAAAGCTGATTGTGACATTATACGAACAGTAGGTGGAAGATTGACAGGTGGCAAATCAGGAGCGAGTTTGACTACACGAGAACAACGAGATCTACGGGATTGATAAGATTGTAAATGAGCTTCAGGCCTTGAAAATTTATTAGCAGCAGGGATTGGGTTTTGGTGATGATGATTTACTACCCTTGGGGGGTAGTTTGGTAATAATCTATCTTGTGTAAATGATGATGTGGCAGGTTGGTTTTCTGGCCTCCAATCGGATAAAAATGCTTCATGGACATaagctgcttcttcttcttcttcattattTCCAGCATCGTCCCCACTGTTGATTTCTCCAGGGGCATTATCGGTACTACAAAATCCAGGAGTAGCATCGTCTTCGGTTGACCATCCTTCTCTATTTTGACCAGAAACAATTGACCCTTGAAGTTTAGACCTTCTTCTGTTTGATTCATATGATCGTCTTTTTAACTTTGAAAGTTCATCTCCTTTATATGACTTTTGGTTTCCGACAGCTGTCCGATATTGGCGAGCAAGCAATGTGGGGTCTCTGTATGGGACCATGTATTTCCATACAGCCATCCAATCAAGTTTATAAACCTTTAATCCCTGAAACAACACAATAACTTTTAGTATTTTGgcattattaaataataatatcaagaaataaaattatatttataccTCCTCTATTCGAGCTTTCTCTTGAGGAGTCAAAGGAGAAGTTTTCCAACGCCGAACTGCCTGCAAATTTTGATAATTGGGTATTATTTTAATACTTAAAGTTATGAAAATGGTATTATTAATAacaaatttatataaatataGATATACCTTTATTGGATTCTCTGGTGCTCTAGAACATGCGCGGTTTTTTTGTCTCACAAAGATCTGTAATAATAAATGTTGAAAACCTTATAACATCATAATTTGAAAATACATAATTACATATCATCTCTAAATTATGGATTTGAATGAAAGAAGAAGGAAAAAGAAATTAAGAAAATTAGAAGCTTGCCTGATGTGGAGTTTTGCAGGGTAGAAAGTGTTTCTGAATCTCCTCCCAGTTTGTATTATACTCCATTAACCCCCGAGCTAATAACCTTCATACatcaaacaattaaaaaaaatccagAAAGAATGGAACACAATAAATTCTGGAATCCATAACAAAATAACTTACCCATCCTCAGCATCAGTGAAAAGAAATCGATTTGCAACAGATGCAGGGGGTGGCTTATGTGGAAAAAGGGCTGGATTGAAAAATGGAAAGAATCTAAGGGCTAATCTTGCAATTTCTTTTGGAACTAAAGCAATCGATTGCTTCTTAGACCTTTCAACAGCTGTAGCAGCAATTGTCTTCTTTGATTTCCGGTCATTAGCTCTAGGAGACACTGTATTAGGATCTGAGTCAGCTGAAGAAGGAAAATTACTGAAAGGAAACAAACATTCCTTATCAGTAGTAGCATCATATGTAACTTCTATCTGTCTTCTTTGATACTCTTGAATAGCTGTCAATATATCAAACCATGGTGTTAGCATAACAACTTACAAGCCAAATAGAGAAACATAAAGTAAGTAACTTTTGACATACCAATAGAAGAATCATCTATATAGCTTCCAACTAAACTAAGTGGGGCCACATCTATGACAGATAACAAATTCTCACTAACAAAAGGCACCCAGAAGAAAGAACCCTCCTCAGATTCAGAGCTGTTGGATGGAAAGCTGAAATTTACAGTGGAATGAATGTAAGGCGAGCTAAAACAACAACCAGGATAGGGTGCTTTTTGAGAGGCCACTACTTGATCACGCTTATGAACCATTTCCAAAAGTAATCTCTGAACTTGGGAAGCAATATGTTGTCTGGAAGGTTCTAGAACCGAAAGAGAAAACACTTGAACAAGTAGCTGAACATGTTCATATATTAAGCAATGCAACTGGCCTATCTGATGTGGCGTGAATGCACTCATGTGAGTGTACTCATTTGAAGTTGAAGTCATATTTTGAAACATATAGGGAGAAATTGGTGCATATGGTAAAATGGGGCGTAATGGTCTGTTATTCATTTCTCCTGAAAACTTTTTCTTATGAACATCGGTTTTTTGACGTTTTTTTTGTCTTGTTTCAGGTCTTCTTTCGTGTTCTTGTGACACACTTTGTAAATTTTCATCAAGATCACTCCCGAGTGCCTCTTCGAGTTCTAATTCAAAGTCAGCAtcgttgtcttcatcttcatcttcatcaacatTTTCTGTTTCCTGTAATGCCCCTGAGTTTGCATCTCCATCTTGTAAAACAGCTGCAAGAAACTTTCTGTATTCTTGTTCATCATCAATGTTATAAAGGTCATCTTCATCGTCTGTTTCTTGAAGGAAGGTTTCGAGTTCATCAAGAGTGGACCCCACAAGAGAGTAACGGGCTCTTGTCCGCCTCCAGATGGCATCCTCATCATCACTGTCAAGAATTGGTTTTTGGGAGTCTGATGTGGCGATGTTTGGTTCATTATCTTTGTTACATAAAGATTCGGCAGCTTTTGTTACTGTCTCCTGAGTGTGTTCAACATTTTTAACAGGTGAATGCTTTTGTCCACTGTCCACATCAGCATTGAATTCTTCAATGTCAGAGCTGAGGCTTGAAGAAGCTTCTACAGAAGGAGCTTCTTTTAAAAAAGGGTTGAAATCGATGTCTCCTTCTtcgtcctcttcttcatcatcttccaTGTGTTCGGAAGAAAGATCTTTGTTTTTGGATAAATTTGCAGCATCTGTGACAACATCGGAGCACCTATTCTCTGTTGATGGTGAAGGTGATGAAGTCATTGTGATTTAGTTCTTTGCTCCCATCAGTATTTTGCTAATTCTTTAAGCAATATGATTATGTGAAATCAATGTTTAGAATCTTGTTCCCTTATGGTCATTAGCAGAACTCCTGAACCACTAAACATACAAAAAGTGCAAAATTAAGCACCAAATTGAAACAATTCTTTATGAACACATTGGTTGACAGCTTTCAAATACATATAAGTATATAACCATTAACCACACATATAATAGAATAAGAGCATGGTATAACTCCTAAAAGGAATACAGGATAGTGCAAACTAAAGAAACTGCAAAAAACTAGGTCATAGGTTTAATCAGAAAGAAGAATATAAGATAATTGAAAAATAAGAAGAAATGAAGAACAAGCATGGTTAATTCTCCAAATGTGGAAAGGAAGCAGTAGCCTTCACGAATTATTATACTGAGTTTAAATATGTAATTAACTCTGGTGAAATTTAGACCACGCAAATTAATCATAAAATAAACCCTAGGTTTCAAGAAATTAAGAGTTTGAAACCAAACACATACACCGGAATTCAACTTAGATCACCCAGATACACAGATTACACAGTAAACGGTCTTAAACTCTTCAGAATCAAAGCAACATAAATTACAAACACCGGAGTACATGAAGAACAAAAGCATATAGAATTCGATCTGACGACCACCGTACAGAGGAGTCTTAAGATTTAACTTATTGTCTGGGGAAAATATGTCGGAAATCAATTATAGGCGGAAAGAAACCTGAAGCCTGAAGCTGTTGCAGATGGAGAAGGAAAGACGATCAATAGAGAGCCTTGTGAAATTGATTTTGGCTGAATGTCCAAGAACAGAATGAGAATTCGGCGATGTTGGATCAATAATCAAGCACCGTGCTTGGTGTGCCGGTGAAACAATCAAGCAGCAGCAGAATCGCCGTGATAGACAATCGAAGTTAGGGCTCCATTGTCAATTCTCGGGATCACGTGAGTCGCACATGACATGTTATATTTTATGGTTTGAGATAATTGTGGATATGAAGTGATAGATGTCTTATTATAATAAAATTGGTTGAAAAAAGAAATAgctatttgattttttatttagagttataataattaactaattaattgtttaaatatttaaatagttTTTCCGAAATTTtcaataatatttaattatattgaGATATAAGGTATACAAGTAACAAGTTTGGTTGCTAACTATGGATTACAAAACTAATATTCATGACTCGTTTAGACTCTACGAAAGAACTTCGTAATCTATGTTGCAAAGAAATCAAAATTATCAAACACGAATGATATAAACATGTGGTGTTAATTATCTATGTATGTTTTCTCGTGTATTTGTCGTTTTACATGACTTTTTAAAACAACATACCTCAGAATGAATTTTTAGAATAACATTCATTCTTAAACCTTAGGAGAGGGGAAACATTTTTTAGATTCAAACATGCATGTTTCATGTCTatccatccaaaaatcaaaacgaACGTGAGCATAAATGATGATATTCCTTTCAATGCATCATTCAATAAGTTTACGAGTGCTTCTTTTACACATCTCTTGCGATAAACTCGACATAACTCAATAATTAAAAATAGTTGAAACATGAGACGATATTTAAGGATAGTATGATATTCCAATTATGATACATTTTGTCTTAGACCATTTATAAGGATcattatagatttttttttacatgtaatgTTTGTAGACACTCAATTACTAGTTTCTGTCTAATCGTTATGTCAAATTTCAATTCCATGTCATGAAAAATGATGTAAAGTAAACATGGATCGGAAATTATCAAGCTTAATGACAACAAGAACAATCTATGTTCTTAAAAAAATCACTAATTATTTcataaacttttttttaaacGACAAATCTAACCTACTTCTACACTACTTTTGATTCCACATATGATGACTATCATGTTTATAATAATCTAGAAATCCTAATATGACTCCTTAATATGATAAAAATCAACTAATAAAGAAACAATATAAATTCATAAGATTTTATCGAGTTAGGAGACAATTATCAATCAAGATAAATCTTAACAAAAAAatcttaaaatgaaataaaactaataaaaataaatcttCAAATTATAATTGAATTTCTCTCCATCATTCTCTCCTTTTTGAAAAAGACTTGTCTTCGAGTCTCCGCCTAAGCTCGAGTTATAACATCCAAAAAatcaaggtaaaaatttcattttcgaaACCAAACCAAAAACCTTAAATGTTTACAAAATGTAGTTCCTAAAAGTCATAtcataaatcagagtatcccaaaatcaaatctcataaaaATCCAAAGGATGTGCACGACCAAGCATTTGCCTTGCCCCTGTCCTCTaaagtacatgaaaccataacAATCAAAATGTAagttaaagcttagtgagttcccctaaagtaccgCACACAACCATACATATAACATCATGTATATATGAGCCTTCAGCTGGgctggaccgcctcgcaaggcctatagcctatctggaccgctctctgggccttcggcctgactagaccACCGCGCagaccttcagtctatccagacctctcgggtatcttggccttcagcacaaagcaggaccgcctcaatccaacaaaccataacatgtcgacatatacaataacaGTTAATAACCAGCAAGTACGGGTAATCATACAGGTCTACCAGTTTAACACATAATTAGTGAGCATAGATAATCATACATATCTACCAGTCTATCATATAACTAGCATAACATCAATCTAATATACTAAGATACATAATCCAGTgggtcaacattggtgccttcgacccataagtacaatgGGGAAAAATCACATCAATGACAAAAAGATAGCGGAAATGAATGATACTCCAACTACCAGCTCTACGGGTCACCTGCACAACACCTAGAGACCAAGCATCAATTTACTACTCAAAATATCCcaatgacctaaagtcaaacttggtcaaaatcaacgGTTAACAGTCGAAGTCAACAGTCACTCCAGCTGGTCGCCACGTTGTGGCCACTAAATGAAAAAACAGATGAGTCTTGGCCTAGACATCACGTCGTGGAAACCTAGAACATGCCATGGGCAATGGGTTCCTaacaacttaatgggttaagccgtTTTTCTTTGTTTCTAAGGGCTCAAATTCTCTAAAGCTCAGATCTGGTCCATATTATGGTCCaagtggataaagtttccaactttacccctttAGAATCTCCAAGAGGTAAGCGTTTCACTCATAGGTCCAAAAAAGGGCAAAACACATCCTGGCTTaattcattaagcacttattttTGAAGACTTATAGTTCAATATTTCCATAAATGTTTCTAGcatcataaaataacataaaaaacctTACTTtccagacatgcatgtccaatacatgtcttAGGTTattattaggtcaaaatgagggttTTTGACTAGAAATCCATGCATGATACCAAAACTCACTAcaaatccagatccaaagcaccaAAAACTCTAAATGCCCTGGAGATTCattaagttgcaaactttatgagatctcaccACTACAACAGTAAAAAACATGAAGATTTAGGGACAAAAATCAAGATCTAGCAATCTATGATaataaaaatcgagtcttagatACTTACAAATGTCCAGAAGAATGCTACCACGAAGAAGGAGGTCTTGCTAGTTGGATTTTAGCTCACTTATTCTTCTTTCTTCCTTTAATAGCTTCAAAGAACACCAAAACAAGGCTTAAATAAAAGAggaagagattagggttttcttagaTATTAAAGAGGCTGATGGAGGTTAAAGGCGAGCAAACCCTAGCCTTGTAATACCCATAtttttaaatattacattttttACTCTTGGAATTAGTTTTGTTTGCAAAAGGGCTTATAGTGGCATTTTGGTACTTTCAGGATTTtgggagtacgttgagcgtacatgtgtacgctaagcgtactagggcaCGCCTTAGTACGTCGGGCGTAGACCTCATACACTGGGCGTAGACCTCGTACGTGGGGTATACGTGAAgatcatgaaaaccctaatttttagggttttggcctatataaacatcattataaCCTCATGTCCCCTTCCTTCTTCAGCCACCCTCTGTGAGAACAACCCCCAAGCTAACCCTAGGTGAAAGAGTGCCCTTTGGAGGCTATTGGAGTGTTTAGAGGAATTCTTGAAAGTGAAGAGTGAAGTGTGAAGAGCTTGGAGTTAGGAAGCACCTTGGATCTGTAATTTCTACCTTGATTGCaacctccagaaggtataaagcttgcaactttaccaaTCCATCTTCTAGATATAGGTTTTTGCTCTGTTAAGTCACTTTTTGGTCCTAAAATGGTAATTCTTGAGCATGGtctgttcttgacccattaagccatcttttcagaccttaggaagggtcttgagtcataaaaatggggtcttaatggttggttttgctccatgcattctTTAAaatgtcttaatgtattaagatgttgagttaagcacttgatggacatgcaaagtcataaagttggaaactttatgactcttgaggatGATTTAGCCTTGGATCTGAAAGCTTGGCGTAAGAGCTGAAGGCATTCAGCTCTTAATGAAGTTTTAAGAATACTGGGCATACTCCCCGCATAACTTGAGTACGCAACACGTACGAGGTCAACTCTCCCGTATGCGGTCACGGTTTGGGTATGCGTAacttgagtacgccccgcatacacgtTCTGTGTCGACTCagttgggttgactcagttgacttgtTGATTCTAaccactttgactttgaccaagtttaaccaatgagtattttgggtattttgaatgGTGTTTGACAATTGCTCATTTGGATGAATAGGTGACGGTTAGAGTTGAGATTTGGAGTCGGGACCTCGTAAGCTATTGTTCAGACTGTGATGTGAGTTTCGCCTCATTGTACcgtgggtcgaaggtaccaatgtcggCCTACTGGTTTTCGGTTATTTGTTAGTAGAAGGATTCCTTAAggactgtatatagtcatgtaggatagactgagaactcttggtctaagCTTTCTTacatgttccttatttggttgtggctctagagtagggtCATCTGTTTGGGTGACTATCTCACCTATGGctacttatggttacacatttcATGGAGGCTAGATGGTAGTGGGATTGTATGTTGTGAGAGGACTTGTAGGTAGTAGTAAGctgtatgtttgatgtttgtctGTATtttgtgcctacttgatccttgtttgtttatatgttgacatatggTAGTAGTGGGTTGATgcgatcctgctttgtgctgtaggccaaaaAACGTACTTACCAATGTATGTTTGATTTTAGAGGCAGTGTCCTTGTTGGTAAAATTGCCAAAGTCTAAACTTAAAATTGTATCACAAAAACAAAGCCAAAAAGCACCAATCAAaaattcatatgatatatgtcaCCGACTCATAAGATGTGGAATCATAACATCTAAGATTTGGCTCTAGAGACCACAAAAGTATATGTGAAAACATCTTCCGTAGCACAAGCCCATACCATCAAACATCATAGGTAAAGAAGCAAGTTGTCACCGGGTCTCTAAAGAAAAGAGGATATCCAGAAACCACTATACTCGATCAACCTTTGTAACCATTTGTTAAAAAACAATATTGTCTCATTGATGTGTACGAGTTGGCACATACCAAAGAAAGGTTTAACCATTCATATACAAGATCGTAGCAGGTTTGACAATGCATATACAAGATCGAAGCGAACTTAGTATGTGG is part of the Lactuca sativa cultivar Salinas chromosome 7, Lsat_Salinas_v11, whole genome shotgun sequence genome and harbors:
- the LOC111891008 gene encoding uncharacterized protein LOC111891008, with protein sequence MTSSPSPSTENRCSDVVTDAANLSKNKDLSSEHMEDDEEEDEEGDIDFNPFLKEAPSVEASSSLSSDIEEFNADVDSGQKHSPVKNVEHTQETVTKAAESLCNKDNEPNIATSDSQKPILDSDDEDAIWRRTRARYSLVGSTLDELETFLQETDDEDDLYNIDDEQEYRKFLAAVLQDGDANSGALQETENVDEDEDEDNDADFELELEEALGSDLDENLQSVSQEHERRPETRQKKRQKTDVHKKKFSGEMNNRPLRPILPYAPISPYMFQNMTSTSNEYTHMSAFTPHQIGQLHCLIYEHVQLLVQVFSLSVLEPSRQHIASQVQRLLLEMVHKRDQVVASQKAPYPGCCFSSPYIHSTVNFSFPSNSSESEEGSFFWVPFVSENLLSVIDVAPLSLVGSYIDDSSIAIQEYQRRQIEVTYDATTDKECLFPFSNFPSSADSDPNTVSPRANDRKSKKTIAATAVERSKKQSIALVPKEIARLALRFFPFFNPALFPHKPPPASVANRFLFTDAEDGLLARGLMEYNTNWEEIQKHFLPCKTPHQIFVRQKNRACSRAPENPIKAVRRWKTSPLTPQEKARIEEGLKVYKLDWMAVWKYMVPYRDPTLLARQYRTAVGNQKSYKGDELSKLKRRSYESNRRRSKLQGSIVSGQNREGWSTEDDATPGFCSTDNAPGEINSGDDAGNNEEEEEAAYVHEAFLSDWRPENQPATSSFTQDRLLPNYPPRVVNHHHQNPIPAANKFSRPEAHLQSYQSRRSRCSRVVKLAPDLPPVNLPPTVRIMSQSAFTKYNEASSKSVTMSVTPLTRPRPGQPDEENTGKGDSDLQMHPLLFQDNEDGSLPYYPLNPSVGSSSSFDFFPNNLNLFRYSHQEKHTLNFFNNSLKSKEISSSSVEFHPLLQRTDDGIRDSGVTVLNPPAESSTPHRKVPRSPNELDLDIRLSSSARNRDSGTTETQDTGLPEENGNDHDSGVGNNEIVMEQEELSDSEEEETAESVEFECEEMTDSEGEGGSDSDHAENLQNEELQDDVLVKAIDEVERCKSDVAMGLSLNPRLPLTRKSRSSKNTTTLPVPTPTPPQIKKPRKRAQKMDPR